In Pseudoalteromonas nigrifaciens, the sequence CATTACCAATACACTCAAACGAGTAATCAACACCGCCATCGGTCAACTCTACAATTACATCTTGAATTGGTTTGTCGTAGTCTTTAGGGTTAATAAAGTCGGTAGCGCCTAGTTTTTTTGCTAATTCAAACTTACTTTCGTTAATATCTATAGCAATAATTCGGCTCGCTTTAGCCATAGTTGCGCCAATAACTGCCGACAAGCCTATGCCACCAAGGCCAAATATAGCTACTGTTGCGCCTTCTTCAACTTTTGCAGTATTCATTACCGCGCCCATGCCGGTTGTAACACCACAGCCTAATAAACACACCTCTTCTAATGGTGCAGATTTATTAACTTTTGCTAACGAAATTTCTGGTAATACCGTGTATTCAGAGAAAGTTGAACAACCCATATAATGAAAAATTGGCTGTCCGTCTTTGTAAAAACGAGTGGTGCCATCAGGCATTAAGCCTTTACCTTGAGTTTCACGAATTTTTTGACACAAGTTAGTTTTACCCGATAAACAAAACTTACACTCGCCACACTCTGGTGTATATAAAGGAATAACGTGATCCCCAACTTTTACACTCGTTACGCCCTCGCCAACTTGCTCAACGATACCACCGCCTTCGTGGCCTAAAATAACCGGAAAAATCCCTTCAGGATCATCGCCAGATAAAGTAAAAGCATCGGTATGACAAACTCCAGAGGCAATAACTTTAACTAATACTTCGCCCTTGCGCGGCAGCATTACGTCAATTTCTTCGATAGATAAAGGCTGTTTTGGACCCCATGCTATGGCGGCTTTCGATTTTATAAACTTATCTGACATCTCGTTCTCTCTTAATTAATAAATTATTTAATATAAATGAACGTAAACACGTATTTTAGTTTAGTTCAGTTACCTTAATAATGCGCTGCTGCATATTATTTTTGGCTTAGAATTATGCTATTCATTTTAAAGCAATTAATGGCTATGCCCTTGCGATAGGTTAATCATTGCAATGCCTATGGCCACCAATGCCATTCCTAACCAAGTGGATAGATCTAAATGCTGTTTATATACAAGGGTAGATAGTAGCGTAACGGTAACAATAGCTAACCCTGCCCACATCGCATGCACAATACCTACAGGCATGCCTTTCATTGCTTGGCCTAAAAAAACAAACGCAGCCAAATGGCCCAATAACACCACTATGCTGGGCAGTAACCTAGTAAAGCCATCTGTTTGTTTTAATGCCACATGCGACATTGCTTCTGCAATAACACCTAAAAATAAAAATACCCAACTCATATTTTTTCCTATTTATTTTGCGAGCTGTTGTATTAATGTCGATAACGTTATATCGACGATTTAACTTATTCACAGCATGTTTGTGTTGATGGCTGCTATTATATTTGTTTCTGTAAAAATGATAATATGCTATTTTTGAAATTAACTTGTACATATAGGTAACAATCATGCAGTGGGAAGGTATTAGTGAATTTGTACACGTTGCTGAAAATGCCAGCTTTACGCAAGCCTCAAAAAAAATGGCAATATCTACAGCGCAAGTAAGCAGGCAAATTAGTGCGCTCGAAAACCGGCTGAATGTGAAGCTGTTTTATCGTACTACGCGCAAAGTGTCGTTAACTGAAGAAGGCCGAGTGTTTTATCAGCATTGCCGCAGTGTGCTTGATGGCTTAGATGCTGCAGAGCGGGCTATAACTAATTTACAAACAACGCCCCAAGGTAAAATAAAGCTTACGGCTTCGGTAACTTATGGAGAGCAGCAAGTACTGCCTTTGGTTTCTGACTTTATGCTGCAATATAGTGAGGTCGCGGTTTCTGCTTACTTGAGTAATCAACAAATTGACTTAGTTGAAGGCGGATACGATTTAGCTATACGTATTGGTAAGCTGGCCGACTCGTCAATGATGGCAAAAAAACTCGGAACCAGAACCAGTTATGTGTGCGCATCGCCAGAATATCTGGAAAAACACGGCATACCACATGCAATTTCTGAACTGAGTAAACATAGTTGCCTACTAGGCACGCTTGATTATTGGCACTTTATGGAATCGGGAAAAGAAAAAAACATTCGCGTTGCCGGTAAGCTAAGATACAACAGTGGCTATAGCCTAGCGGATGCAGCATTAAAAGGATTAGGAATAGTACAACTGCCCGATTACTACGTGCAAAATCACCTGCAAAGTGGTGAACTAATTACCTTATTAGATAGCTATCGGGTGCCTGATGAAGGCATTTGGGCCATATACCCTCATAATCGTCACTTATCGCCAAAAATAAGGTTATTGGTCGACTATTTAGCAAAGCATCTTAGTTAGTATTTACGTACTTGAATAATATTAATCTCGAATTTAACTGTGAGGTTAATATTATTACTTCAACTAAGTACACGCTCACATTTTACTTTTCACTTTGTTAGTTGCAATACTGGTTGCAGGGCTATCGGGCCAAAAATGCTTGGGGTAACGCCCTTTCATTTCTTTTTGTACATCGCGATAACTGGTATTCCAAAAGTGTGCTAAATCTTGAGTAAGTTGCAACGAGCGTTTCCCCGGCGACAATAACTCCATCAGCAGTGGCAATTTCCCCTGCGCCAACAACGGCGTGCTGGTCATACCGTATACTTCTTGCATACGTACACTGAGCTTTGCAGGGCCTTCAAGCTGATATTCAATCCTAATATTAGAGCCGCTCGCTACCGTTAAACGCAGTGGCAGTAAGCTTTTTAAGGCACTTTGTTGTTGCCAGTCAAAACAATTTTGTAATGCCTCAAAGTAGTTAAACTTTTTAAGCTGCTCCAGGGTTTTAATATCTTGTAAAAATACACCTAGCCACTGCGGTGCCGTTTGAATAAGTTGTTGCTCGTTAATTTTCGGAAACTTTTCGCTCATTAGCTTACTTGCTAAGCTCATTCTAATTAATAGTTGCTCAGCGTCTTTTTGTTCATTAAACAGTGCAAAGCCATGTTTAGTAAATAAATTTAACCATGCTTTGGCGCGCTCACTTTTATCGAGTTTTTGCGCACTTGGCTGGCTAGTAAGGGTAATAGCGCCCAGTTTCACTTCGTCTTGATGGATAAAGCGTGC encodes:
- a CDS encoding S-(hydroxymethyl)glutathione dehydrogenase/class III alcohol dehydrogenase yields the protein MSDKFIKSKAAIAWGPKQPLSIEEIDVMLPRKGEVLVKVIASGVCHTDAFTLSGDDPEGIFPVILGHEGGGIVEQVGEGVTSVKVGDHVIPLYTPECGECKFCLSGKTNLCQKIRETQGKGLMPDGTTRFYKDGQPIFHYMGCSTFSEYTVLPEISLAKVNKSAPLEEVCLLGCGVTTGMGAVMNTAKVEEGATVAIFGLGGIGLSAVIGATMAKASRIIAIDINESKFELAKKLGATDFINPKDYDKPIQDVIVELTDGGVDYSFECIGNVNLMRSALECCHKGWGESVVIGVAGAGQEISTRPFQLVTGRVWRGSAFGGVKGRSELPDYVERYLAGEFKLSDFITHTMGLEDINESFDLMRRGESIRTVIHFDK
- a CDS encoding DMT family transporter translates to MSWVFLFLGVIAEAMSHVALKQTDGFTRLLPSIVVLLGHLAAFVFLGQAMKGMPVGIVHAMWAGLAIVTVTLLSTLVYKQHLDLSTWLGMALVAIGIAMINLSQGHSH
- a CDS encoding LysR family transcriptional regulator; this translates as MQWEGISEFVHVAENASFTQASKKMAISTAQVSRQISALENRLNVKLFYRTTRKVSLTEEGRVFYQHCRSVLDGLDAAERAITNLQTTPQGKIKLTASVTYGEQQVLPLVSDFMLQYSEVAVSAYLSNQQIDLVEGGYDLAIRIGKLADSSMMAKKLGTRTSYVCASPEYLEKHGIPHAISELSKHSCLLGTLDYWHFMESGKEKNIRVAGKLRYNSGYSLADAALKGLGIVQLPDYYVQNHLQSGELITLLDSYRVPDEGIWAIYPHNRHLSPKIRLLVDYLAKHLS